The Peromyscus eremicus chromosome 11, PerEre_H2_v1, whole genome shotgun sequence genome includes a window with the following:
- the LOC131921524 gene encoding serine/arginine-rich splicing factor 3: protein MHRDSCPLDCKVYVGNLGNNGNKTELERAFGYYGPLRSVWVARNPPGFAFVEFEDPRDAADAVRELDGRTLCGCRVRVELSNGEKRSRNRGPPPSWGRRPRDDYRRRSPPPRRRSPRRRSFSRSRSRSLSRDRRRERSLSRERNHKPSRSFSRSRSRSRSNERK, encoded by the coding sequence ATGCATCGTGATTCCTGTCCATTAGATTGTAAGGTGTATGTAGGTAATCTTGGAAACAATGGGAACAAGACTGAATTAGAACGAGCTTTTGGCTATTATGGACCACTCCGAAGTGTGTGGGTTGCTCGAAACCCTCCTGGCTTTGCATTCGTTGAATTTGAGGATCCCCGAGATGCCGCTGATGCTGTCCGAGAGCTCGATGGAAGAACACTATGTGGCTGCCGTGTAAGAGTGGAACTTTCGAATGGTGAAAAAAGAAGTCGGAATCGTGGCCCACCTCCCTCCTGGGGTCGTCGCCCTCGAGATGATTACCGTAGGAGGAGTCCTCCACCCCGGCGAAGATCTCCAAGAAGGAGAAGCTTCTCTCGAAGCCGGAGCAGGTCACTTTCTAGAGATAGGAGAAGAGAAAGGTCTCTGTCTCGCGAGAGAAATCACAAGCCGTCTCGATCCTTCTCTAGGTCTCGTAGCCGATCTAGGTCAAATGAAAGGAAATAG